Proteins from one Coffea arabica cultivar ET-39 chromosome 8c, Coffea Arabica ET-39 HiFi, whole genome shotgun sequence genomic window:
- the LOC140013606 gene encoding uncharacterized protein has translation MPRSSRTGELIYDAEVEKAARKRRQETKRRKQGHLIAANEPAEDGVSMANTQTLRELAAPELTHQPLCITFPTLAENTAFELKSGLIHLLPSFHGLSGEEPHKHVKEFEVVCSSMKPPGVTEEQIRLRAFPFSLKDAAKDWLYYLPAGSITTWAQLKKKFLKKFFPASRAASLRKEICGIKQYPGESLYEYWERFNKLCTRCPQHQISEQLLIQYFYEGLQSTDRSIIDAASGGALANKTPREAWELIEAMAENSQQFGLRESNPPRRVNEVETSSIQQQLSELTSVVRQLAMRDTPRAKVCGICTSMDHCTDSCPILQEDGAEQVNMVGGVPAPRRQYDPYSNTYNPGWRDHPNLSYGSRPQNAFSNRPPGFQQPWQHKSQPSSSSSGSSLEEIVKSLANTTTQLVTTTTQFQQDTKSGMKDMEIRMSQMATAINRLESHVYGKLPSQPEPNPRNVSAMTLRSGKEVDGPKVVNSKSKSEEEIEKEIEEEGRIREEPKVTSIPSIPIKSNIAPFPCRLERTKRAEKEKEILDVFRKVQVNIPLLDAIKQVPKYAKFLKDLCVNKRKLRGDERVMVGENVSAVLQRKLPPKCGDPVLGHVAVMNDTIKVSGYVVKGCLNSIMCAKQTKIGVASAVSLGAI, from the exons atgccccgTTCTTCTCGCACAGGTGAATTGATATACGACGCAGAGGTTGAGAAGGCAGCGCGTAAGCGGAGGCAAGAGACCAAGAGACGAAAACAAGGGCACTTAATTGCTGCAAACGAGCCAGCAGAAGACGGAGTAAGCATGGCCAACACCCAAACATTGAGGGAGTTGGCTGCCCCGGAGCTGACTCACCAGCCCTTATGCATCACATTCCCCACTTTGGCTGAGAATACTGCTTTCGAACTGAAGTCGGGGTTGATTCACCTTCTACCTTCTTTCCATGGTCTCTCTGGCGAAGAACCCCACAAACATGTCAAGGAATTCGAGGTAGTTTGCTCCAGCATGAAACCTCCTGGGGTCACTGAGGAGCAGATAAGACTTAGAGCTTTCCCCTTCTCTCTCAAGGATGCAGCAAAAGATTGGCTATACTACCTACCAGCGGGTAGTATTACCACATGGGCACagttaaaaaagaaattcttgaaaaaattcTTCCCTGCATCCCGAGCTGCGAGTTTGAGGAAGGAGATATGTGGCATTAAGCAATATCCCGGTGAGTCCTTGTATGAATACTGGGAAAGGTTTAACAAGTTGTGCACTAGATGCCCGCAGCACCAAATTAGTGAGCAACTGTTAATCCAATACTTCTATGAGGGGCTCCAATCAACAGACAGGAGTATCATTGACGCTGCCAGTGGGGGAGCACTTGCAAACAAGACACCGAGGGAAGCGTGGGAGCTCATCGAAGCCATGGCAGAGAACTCCCAGCAATTTGGCTTACGTGAGAGCAACCCTCCCCGTAGAGTCAACGAGGTAGAGACTTCATCCATACAGCAGCAACTGTCAGAATTGACGTCTGTTGTGAGACAATTGGCCATGAGAGACACGCCGCGAGCGAAAGTATGTGGAATCTGCACTAGCATGGACCATTGCACAGACTCGTGCCCCATTTTGCAAGAGGACGGGGCAGAACAAGTAAATATGGTCGGAGGCGTGCCCGCGCCCCGTAGGCAATACGATCCGTATTCCAATACGTACAATCCTGGTTGGAGAGATCACCCCAATCTCAGCTATGGTAGTAGGCCACAAAATGCATTCTCCAATCGGCCTCCAGGATTTCAGCAACCGTGGCAACATAAGTCTCAACCCTCATCCTCAAGCTCAGGGAGTTCTTTGGAAGAAATTGTCAAGAGTTTGGCCAACACTACCACTCAACTTGTCACAACCACCACTCAGTTCCAACAGGACACAAAATCAGGCATGAAGGATATGGAGATTCGAATGAGTCAAATGGCAACTGCCATTAATCGCCTAGAGTCCCATGTTTATGGAAAATTGCCATCTCAACCCGAGCCAAATCCCAGGAATGTAAGTGCTATGACATTAAGGAGTGGCAAAGAGGTGGATGGACCTAAAGTGGTAAAttcgaaaagcaaaagtgaggaGGAGATAGAAAAGGAGATTGAAGAGGAAGGGCGCATTCGCGAAGAGCCTAAGGTAACATCTATTCCTTCGATccctattaaatctaatatagctccttttccttgcaggttGGAAAGGACAAAGAGggcagagaaggaaaaagaaatcctgGATGTGTTCCGCAAAGTTCAAGTAAACATCCCCCTATTGGACGCGATCAAGCAGGTACCCAAGTACGCAAAGTTTTTGAAAGACTTGTGCGTtaacaaaagaaagctaaggggTGATGAAAGAGTGATGGTGGGAGAGAATGTATCAGCTGTACTTCAAAGGAAACTCCCACCCAAATGcggagatccag TGTTGGGGCATGTTGCTGTGATGAATGACACAATCAAAGTGAGTGGTTATGTGGTCAA GGGATGCCTGAATTCCATCATGTGTgcaaagcaaacaaaaattGGGGTTGCAAGTGCTGTTAGCTTAGGAGCTATATGA